The Pseudomonadota bacterium genome contains the following window.
AACGGCATAGCCCATGCTCTTTAATATATGCTCGCTTCATTATCACCTTCCGAAATCATCCGGCTATAGATCCTCCGACGGAAGAGCGCCGTTAATGAGGCCCAGATCTAGTCAACTTTCTTGATCGCAACAACAAACTCCGATTCCTTTGGTTCAAACGTTTGCTCCACAACGAGCTGCACTTTATCACCTACCTTAAGGCCTTCAATTGATGTTGTAGGCGCCAGATAAAAAGGCATCGTCATCGCCATCATGCCAACGATCTGTCCAGTTGAATCTCGGTAGTCGGAGATCCTTTCGTGTTTAACTATGATCTCATTTTGCGCTCTTCCATTACCCGGCAAAGCCCTAAGAACCCCACTTACATTGAAGGTATAGGAGCCCTCCGCCGAAGCAAGAGCTAACCCGCCTATTGGCAGTGCCAACACCAGCAAAGCAAAAACTCTCACTGCGTATCTTGCTATCTCGTTCATAGACAACTACTCCACCCCTCCCTTAACGATCCAGATGCGCCCAGCGATAAAGATGCAGTACATAGCCGTTACCGGAATACCTAACGCTACAAGAATAAAGAGCGGGACCTCTAGATTATATTTGATAGATTGAATCGTTGCGAATGCAAGGCTCGAAAGTATGACAGCTGCTGTCATAACTGTCAGCGCAATAACGAACGATTTACGAAAGTATAGGTAGATAGCTGTTAAAAGCCCTGCGAGACCTACCGAGATCTGCCCCATCATCGGGATAATAAAGAAGGTCGCAAAAAAGAACGGCGCGACTATAAGAGCCACCAAAAAGGTAAGAGCTACCTCAGAGCATGTTGCTCGTGGCAGTACCAGCACCCTACGCTGCGCGTGAAATCTCTCAAATTGATCCAACCGGATACGCGCTGTCACAATAGCTGGCCCCATAATTACATTCATAAGATGAGTCTAGCCTAGCGTTACATTGGACTCAACCTTTGATGTTATAAGGCAGGTTCTAACTCTGATTCGTTCCTATTATCGAATATCCTATGCAACGCTAGGATCTTATAACGGGATAAGCAGCACAGAACCGACGCTACCCCGCGATCTTTTAATAATACGGAACTCATAGCCACACTCACTACAGCTCTGTCCAACCTCAGGGATACCACTAAAGAGCACATTAAGGAGCCCTGCTACGGTGGAATACTCAGGCGACTCAGGTAGCGGCTTCGGAAGAAAGCTGTTTACATCCAGGATCGAAGCGTGTGCGTTAACGATAAAATCTCCCTCCTTACGCACCTCAACCGCAGGACTTTCATCATCGTACTCGTCCTGAATCTCTCCAACTATCTCCTCCACTATATCTTCAAGGGTAACTAGGCCAGAGGTAACCCCAAATTCATCGACTACTATCGCCATATGATTTCGCTTGCTCTGCAATTCTCTTAGAAGAACTCGGATCTTCTTTGTTTCTGGAACAAAGTAGGCCGGCCTCATAATATCAGCCAGTTTGAAGCTCTGCTTCTCCATGAATTTTCGCAGTAGCTCCTTTGAGTGTACAACCCCAACTATAGTATCGCGTGAACCAG
Protein-coding sequences here:
- a CDS encoding copper-binding protein, translated to MNEIARYAVRVFALLVLALPIGGLALASAEGSYTFNVSGVLRALPGNGRAQNEIIVKHERISDYRDSTGQIVGMMAMTMPFYLAPTTSIEGLKVGDKVQLVVEQTFEPKESEFVVAIKKVD